In Maylandia zebra isolate NMK-2024a linkage group LG12, Mzebra_GT3a, whole genome shotgun sequence, a single genomic region encodes these proteins:
- the zgc:114041 gene encoding monocarboxylate transporter 13 isoform X1, translated as MKSRKVEPPDGGYGWVVVMSAFFTMGLTAAVLKNFGHFFIEIQNHFGVQASTTSWVTSTTIAMLHLGAPAASAMTLQFSQRVVIMLGGLLATLGMVLASLDLSLPWLYLTMGILQGTGLSFSWISANSMVSHYFVRWRPIAFAIASSGECVFAVMFSPFFKWLIDTYSWRGALLIIGGLQLNLCVCGALMRPLKKTTRPAQDTKDSLEGDATTLLAKRRTFFQCFLMRKPEFFLYILFAIFSAAGFFIPPLFLVPFASSLGMDKYWPAMILSVLASADLAGRLICGWIANMRLVRNLQLLTMVATLLGVVLLLLPISQNYWAILVFASLYGFLFGCVVAIHVTAIVDIVTLECFDSGLGLFMLLRSIGGFTGPPAAGWLVDYTNNYSVAFYLSGVCLIVSTAFVVLVDRLVHKRREAAEPQVYCAIDQQEDWETAKAESDTVT; from the exons ATGAAGTCCAGAAAAGTTGAACCCCCCGACGGTGGGTATGGCTGGGTGGTGGTCATGTCAGCCTTCTTCACCATGGGCCTTACTGCTGCTGTTCTCAAAAACTTTGGACACTTCTTCATTGAAATCCAGAATCACTTCGGAGTACAGGCCAGCACCACCTCTTGGGTGACCTCCACAACAATTGCTATGCTTCATCTAGGAG CTCCAGCAGCCAGTGCGATGACCTTACAGTTTTCTCAGAGAGTAGTCATCATGCTTGGAGGCTTGCTGGCTACCTTAGGAATGGTGCTGGCTTCACTGGACCTCAGTTTGCCCTGGCTCTACCTCACCATGGGCATCCTGCAAG GAACAGGTCTTTCCTTCTCCTGGATCTCTGCCAACAGCATGGTGAGCCACTACTTTGTACGATGGCGTCCCATTGCCTTTGCCATCGCCAGTTCAGGTGAATGCGTCTTTGCTGTTATGTTCAGTCCGTTCTTCAAGTGGCTCATTGACACCTACAGCTGGCGGGGTGCTTTGCTCATCATTGGAGGCCTTCAGctgaacctgtgtgtgtgtggtgcacTCATGAGACCCCTGAAGAAGACCACGAGACCTGCACAGGACACCAAAGACAGTCTAGAGGGAGATGCAACCACACTCCTAGCAAAGAGAAGGACCTTTTTCCAGTGCTTCCTCATGAGAAAACCTGAATTTTTTCTGTACATCCTGTTTGCAATATTTTCAGCTGCAGGGTTTTTCATCCCACCTCTTTTTCTGGTCCCCTTTGCTAGCAGCCTGGGTATGGATAAGTACTGGCCTGCTATGATTCTTTCTGTTCTGGCTTCAGCTGACCTGGCAGGGAGGCTGATTTGTGGGTGGATCGCCAACATGAGGCTGGTAAGAAACCTGCAACTGCTCACCATGGTGGCCACTCTCCTTGGCGTggtgctcctgctgctgcccaTCAGCCAAAACTACTGGGCCATTCTGGTGTTCGCCTCACTCTACGGCTTCCTGTTTGGCTGTGTGGTGGCCATTCACGTCACAGCTATTGTGGACATTGTAACCCTGGAGTGTTTCGACAGTGGACTCGGGCTCTTTATGCTTTTAAGGAGCATTGGAGGTTTCACTGGTCCACCTGCTGCAG GCTGGCTGGTGGATTACACAAACAACTACAGCGTCGCCTTCTACCTCTCGGGCGTCTGCCTGattgtgtccacagcgtttgtcGTCCTGGTCGACCGCCTGGTTCATAAGAGGAGAGAAGCAGCAGAGCCTCAAGTTTATTGTGCCATCGACCAGCAGGAGGATTGGGAAACGGCAAAAGCCGAGTCAGACACTGTTACATAA
- the zgc:114041 gene encoding monocarboxylate transporter 13 isoform X2: MKSRKVEPPDGGYGWVVVMSAFFTMGLTAAVLKNFGHFFIEIQNHFGVQASTTSWVTSTTIAMLHLGGTGLSFSWISANSMVSHYFVRWRPIAFAIASSGECVFAVMFSPFFKWLIDTYSWRGALLIIGGLQLNLCVCGALMRPLKKTTRPAQDTKDSLEGDATTLLAKRRTFFQCFLMRKPEFFLYILFAIFSAAGFFIPPLFLVPFASSLGMDKYWPAMILSVLASADLAGRLICGWIANMRLVRNLQLLTMVATLLGVVLLLLPISQNYWAILVFASLYGFLFGCVVAIHVTAIVDIVTLECFDSGLGLFMLLRSIGGFTGPPAAGWLVDYTNNYSVAFYLSGVCLIVSTAFVVLVDRLVHKRREAAEPQVYCAIDQQEDWETAKAESDTVT; this comes from the exons ATGAAGTCCAGAAAAGTTGAACCCCCCGACGGTGGGTATGGCTGGGTGGTGGTCATGTCAGCCTTCTTCACCATGGGCCTTACTGCTGCTGTTCTCAAAAACTTTGGACACTTCTTCATTGAAATCCAGAATCACTTCGGAGTACAGGCCAGCACCACCTCTTGGGTGACCTCCACAACAATTGCTATGCTTCATCTAGGAG GAACAGGTCTTTCCTTCTCCTGGATCTCTGCCAACAGCATGGTGAGCCACTACTTTGTACGATGGCGTCCCATTGCCTTTGCCATCGCCAGTTCAGGTGAATGCGTCTTTGCTGTTATGTTCAGTCCGTTCTTCAAGTGGCTCATTGACACCTACAGCTGGCGGGGTGCTTTGCTCATCATTGGAGGCCTTCAGctgaacctgtgtgtgtgtggtgcacTCATGAGACCCCTGAAGAAGACCACGAGACCTGCACAGGACACCAAAGACAGTCTAGAGGGAGATGCAACCACACTCCTAGCAAAGAGAAGGACCTTTTTCCAGTGCTTCCTCATGAGAAAACCTGAATTTTTTCTGTACATCCTGTTTGCAATATTTTCAGCTGCAGGGTTTTTCATCCCACCTCTTTTTCTGGTCCCCTTTGCTAGCAGCCTGGGTATGGATAAGTACTGGCCTGCTATGATTCTTTCTGTTCTGGCTTCAGCTGACCTGGCAGGGAGGCTGATTTGTGGGTGGATCGCCAACATGAGGCTGGTAAGAAACCTGCAACTGCTCACCATGGTGGCCACTCTCCTTGGCGTggtgctcctgctgctgcccaTCAGCCAAAACTACTGGGCCATTCTGGTGTTCGCCTCACTCTACGGCTTCCTGTTTGGCTGTGTGGTGGCCATTCACGTCACAGCTATTGTGGACATTGTAACCCTGGAGTGTTTCGACAGTGGACTCGGGCTCTTTATGCTTTTAAGGAGCATTGGAGGTTTCACTGGTCCACCTGCTGCAG GCTGGCTGGTGGATTACACAAACAACTACAGCGTCGCCTTCTACCTCTCGGGCGTCTGCCTGattgtgtccacagcgtttgtcGTCCTGGTCGACCGCCTGGTTCATAAGAGGAGAGAAGCAGCAGAGCCTCAAGTTTATTGTGCCATCGACCAGCAGGAGGATTGGGAAACGGCAAAAGCCGAGTCAGACACTGTTACATAA